The proteins below come from a single Nocardioides eburneiflavus genomic window:
- a CDS encoding anti-sigma factor antagonist codes for MDLTLATREVDGRAVVAVGGEIDVYTAPKLRDCITDLVSAGTYDIVIDLEAVEFLDSTGLGVLVGGLKKVRAHDGSLDLVCTQERLLKIFRITGLAKVFTIHDTVGSAPSA; via the coding sequence GTGGATCTCACCCTTGCGACACGCGAGGTGGACGGTCGTGCCGTCGTGGCCGTCGGCGGCGAGATCGACGTCTACACCGCACCCAAGCTGCGGGACTGCATCACCGACCTGGTGAGCGCCGGCACCTACGACATCGTCATCGACCTCGAGGCTGTCGAGTTCCTCGACTCCACCGGCCTCGGCGTGCTGGTCGGCGGGCTCAAGAAGGTGCGCGCCCACGACGGCTCGCTCGACCTCGTGTGCACCCAGGAGCGCCTGCTCAAGATCTTCCGGATCACCGGACTGGCCAAGGTGTTCACCATCCACGACACCGTCGGCTCGGCCCCCAGCGCCTGA